The sequence below is a genomic window from Cygnus olor isolate bCygOlo1 chromosome 7, bCygOlo1.pri.v2, whole genome shotgun sequence.
TGCCAGCCGCGGCGAGATGCCCCGACCCGCGTCCAGCGGGAGCACCACTTACTCACTAACTGGCCGGTCTTCACGTCGTACTCTTCAGCCATCTCCTTGCCATCCTCGAACAGATAGTGGATCTTCCGCTTGCCTGGGGACAAAGCTGAGGGTGAACAGGAATACACCCATCCCTTGTCCAGGACCCCGTCCCCTTGTATGGGGCCCTAACCCCCTGTATGGGGTCCTGTCCCCTTGTATGGGGTCCTGCCCCCTTGTCGAGGACCCTAACCCCTTGTAAGGGCCCTGTCCCCTTGTCTGGGACCCTGTCCCCTTGTCTGGGGTCCCGTCCCCTTGTATGGGACCCTTAACCACTTGTATGGGACCTGTCCCCTTGTATGAGGCCCTAACTGCCTGTCTGGGACCCTAACCTCTTGTAAAGGTCCTGTCTCCTTGTCCAGGACCCCGTCCCCTTGTCCAGGACCCCATCCCCTTGTATGGGGTCCCATCCCCTTGTATGGGACCCTGTCCCCTTGTATGGGACCCCGTCCCCTTGTACGGGTCCCGTCTCCTTGTCCAGGGACCTAACTGCCTACATGGGGTCCTGTCCTCTTGTCTGGGACCCTAACCCCTTGTAAGGGCCCTGTCCCCTTGTATGGGGTCCCGCCCCCTCGTCTGGGACCCTAACCCCTTGTATGGGACCCGTCCCCTTGTATGGGACCCTGTCCCCTTGTATGGGACCCCGTCCCCTTGTACGGGTCCCGTCTCCTTGTCCAGGGACCTAACTGCCTACATGGGGTCCTGTCCTCTTGTCTGGGACCCTAACCCCTTGTAAGGGCCCTGTCCCCTTGTATGGGGTCCCGCCCCCTCGTCTGGGACCCTAACCCCTTGTATGGGACCCGTCCCCTTGTATGGGGCCCTAACTACCTGTATGGGGTCCTGTCCCCTTGTCTGGGACCCTAACCCCTTGCAAGGGCCCCGTCCCCTTGTCCAGGACCCTGTCCCCTTCTATGGGGTCCCATCCCCTCGTCCAGGACCCTAACCCCCTGTATGGAACCCAGTCCCCTTGTATGGGACCCTTAACCCCTTGTATGGGACCCTAACTGCCTGTATGGGGTCCCGTCCCCTTGTCTGGGATCTCTATCCCCGTGTATGGGCCCCGTCCCCTTGCCCGACGCCCCGTGCCGCCTCCCGGGCCCGCACCCCAGCCGCTCCAGCCCCGTCCCTCCTCATctcccgctccccccccccctccttccccgtTCCGTCCCCGCAGCACCCCCCCGCGCCCCGTTACCGTCCTGCAGCAGCGCCGTCTTCCCGGCGgcccgcagccgctccagccAGCCCGGCACCGCCATGGCGGCCGGGCCCCGTCCCCATGGCAACGCGCCCGGGCCGCCCGGAAGCACTCGCAGGCCCCGCGGCCTACCGGGGGTGGGCCCGGCCCCGGTTCCCCTCGGGTTCCCGGTGTGttttggggggcgggggggggagtCCCGCGGATCCGGGCAGGGCGGAGAGGACGAGGTTGGGCCCCCGGGGTCGGTGCCGAGGTAGCGCCGCGGTGGGGcggaggggacggggaggggTCGGCTccgggagctgctgcccagctccccccccccccccccccgccccggggagCAAAGCTCCCGAGTTGGTTTTCGTGAGGCTGTGGGTTTGGGGTTGAATTTGGGTGCTGAATTGGTGCCgttctgctgtttttaacagGGCTGGAGGTTTTCCTCCCGGTGCTGGTTAAACTCCGGGTGTCGATCAGCTGCTCCGTCGCTTGCCAGTATTTCCCTCTTAGGGACGGGCTTAAAAAGTATCTGGGATGTAAAGTTGCTTGTGTTGGATAGGAAGCAAGTCCTAAATGTTAAAATAGTCAAAACTCTTTCTATTATAAGAACGCAGTCTTGGCGGTTTCAAGGGCACTTGAGCAGGGTCTTCGTTAGAGGCTTTTTAAGTGGTTTCTCACTTCAATTTTTTCCAACCTTGTGGGATGAAATTCTTGTTTCCAGGTGCCTCCCTCAGGGCGAGCGTTTTTGGAAgatgacaacaaaaaaatacccgAACCAGCAAAGGCCGTGGACAAAATACGTGAGGCTTAAGTTATTTTGATTGTGTGAAACTGTTCTAAGCAATCTTCTTCTTTCTTACTGGTATTCAGCAACTGCAGCTTAACGTCCCACCAGGGGAGCGaggcccagcccagcccatgGAGCCACAGGGGATTGTCAAAGCCTTTCCCAAGAGGAAGAAGGTGAGGGATGACTCAGGGAAAAGCATCCCTCCAAAGATCCCAAAAGAAGGAACAGGGGTACCTGAGGGTAAGTCCTATGTGCCCATGATATGGAATAGAATGGTGATATCCCAGCTTGCTAGCTGGAGGTGCTGTTCCCCCAAAGGTTTCTTCTGGCCCCTAAGTACATTTTCTGTAGAAGCACGGCTGGCTTGCTTCAGTGTGTCCAGCTAGTgcccccaggggctgcctgcaTCAAGTCCTACATGAGATATGTAGCCCAGCTGGTTCAGAACACTGTTTCCTTGTCACTGAGCTCCTGcccttgtgtttttcttcagcagagtGGCTGAAACCAGTCACCGCCTACGTGTTGCAAGCTGGCATCGGCCAAGCCAGGGCAGAGATCTTCCGTAAGCAAATTGTCCAGAATGGGGGTCATGTATGCGACCATCTCTCTTCAGAGGTGACGCACGTCATTGTGGCTGAAGACATGGATTGTGATCGATCCTTTCGGCTCCTGAAATTAACCAAGCTGCCTTCGGGGTTGCAGCTAGTGAAGGCATCCTGGCTCAGTGCTTGCATTAGAGATCAGGAGCTGCTGAGTACCACTGGCTACGGTGTCTTTATCCCTCAGAGGTAGGCAGATGCTATGCTGTTGTTCCTTCCTACAGTGCCTCTATCCTAAGAGCACTGAAATTTGACCTCTGCTCAAAATCTCAGACTGCAACTCTTCGCTGCTCCCTTGGGCATGATTCAAAGTCCTTTTTCACTGTATAGATTGTGAACTTTAGTGTCTTTGTGACTGATTGCCATTCTGTGTCACAGCAGAACTTGGAGTAGAGTCCAGAGTGCTAACAGGAGTCCTGTTGCTTGCTACTGGTGCTAAAGGCACCTCTTCCTAATCCATTAGTGATAGCAAGgagatgtttgtctttttttttttttttttttttttttaaagaaatgctgagGATTAAATGCTGTTTCTTACTGCAGATGAAAAGTAGAGAGAGAATTGACAACTAGGCACAAGAGGAACTAACGAGTGGAGCAGCAGGTGTCAGCAGGTTAGGATCAAAATGTTTTGGCAGAGGTTTAGCAGAAAAGTCTAAGACTGAAGTAGATAGGAGTGGAAGCTGCAGGTCAGTGAGGTGGGTTGAAACTGGGGGACTGAGTCAAAGCCAGAGCAATTAGTCTGGGATCTGAGAGTAAAATTCATATTGGTTGTTTGCTCCATCCCAAAGCATACTTAAAGATTTTCTGGGCAAACTTACTGGGGCTGAGAagtcctccttctcctcctctactAAGGCATCTGATCCATGCCAGGTACCTGGAAAAGGgagaacagcagaaacagcagcagctcctgggcaaTGAAGAGGTCCAGCCCCCAGCAGACAAGGAAGCAGCGGAACCAAACACTAAAACACCGGTGGGGGACTTCTCACAGCAAGGTCTGTCCGAGGTGAGGCTTCCCACACGGGTGCTGCTCCTTGTGAACCTGTGTCCTGCTTTTCTTGGCTAAGAGCATTCCTGCAGGAGTATGATACCAGATTTTCTAAGCAAAGGGGACGTGTTTGGATGTTTCAGTAGGTTGGTGCTGGCAGATTCAGACTGTGGCTGTGGTTACTGCTTCTCTTTATCCCTTTTAGGtgttaaaagtagaaaaaacacCCCTTAAATTCCTGTCCCCATCAGAACATTTCCAGCTGAAGCAGTCCTGGTGCTCCAATCAGGCCAAGGCTCACTCCAGTGATCGTGTTTTGCCTGCCTCCTTTTGAGGAATATTCCCTGGCCAAGAATATCTCCCTTTCAGGAAGCTCTGATATTTCATCCCGTGTTCCTGCCTGAGCCATACTGACCCATTCTCCGCTCCTTGGCAAGCACCCTGTTCAGACACATGTGCAGGGGATCGGGTTGCCGCTCGAATGATTGTGGTGGTGTGCTTAAAATATCTGTGTTGGGTTACTGGTGGCCTCTGCTGTGAGTCAGCTTCTCCAGATCTGCCATTAGCTTCGTTttcttattctgcatttttgctCAAGTTTGCTGAACTCTTTTTGGCATCGGCATCATCCAAATTTGTCTCGGTTACCACAGACCTCTTAGAGCAGCAGTTGCCTTGTAATGCTGGCATCTGATGCCAAATTTACTAACTCAGTCCCAAATCACAGGTGCTGAATTTGTTTCATAAAACCCTGAAGTTATTCCCTAACTGGCTGCCCACTGAGGGGTCCTTTGTTTTAGGCTTTCCCTTCTCTTGAATATGTGTTTGGGGGATCTCTTCTCCCCAGACTTACTATCTTGTGTGTTACAGGGAGAGTTGGCTGCTGGTTCTTAAAGCATCACCTTTGCAGTTATCCCATCTTTGCTGTTTCTTGTAATTCTGATTAATTTAGTGGCAATTGTTATTAACAAATCTCACGCAGCAAAAAAAAGGGGGCTTTTGTACTTCTATGGATCCTGTGGCACCTGCCCTGCTTTCTGCTCGCATTTACTTTGGGTGGTCAGACAGCTTTTAAAGTCTGTTTGAAGccttattgcctttttttttttttctttttaatccccTCAGGCAATGATACTTCCTGTTAGACTGTGCACAAAAACGGTATTTGTAGGCACCTGAGCAAATTTCCTTAGGCTGAGCTTAGGACTATGTGAATGCGGGGAGGACAAGATAACCCACTGGATATGCTCTAAAGACAGTACCAACCACTTTTAGGACATGGCACCAACAGAGAAGCTGAAGTTGAAATCTTTGTGGAAGTAGCATCCATTTAAGCACAGCCTTTTTCGAGATTTTTTGGATGTTTTCCTCTAGGCAATGAGCGTGACTATTTTGTGCTGAATGGGGGCAGCTCCGAGAGTTCTGGGTTTGGATGGGAACTCTGCAGAAAGCCTTTTGCTAGTCAGATTGTAGCAGCTGCTTTGTGGCTGACATCTGGATGTTGTAGATTTCTGCAAGGCAGCATTTGCAAGCGGTACCACTTATTCACTGACTGATCCCTGGGGCTGTTGCTCCAGACTGCTTTCCTCCATCTTGAGTGGAGTATTGTCTCAGCTGCCAGGCTTCAGCTGCTATCCTGGGacctgtgctgtgctccagACAAACCAGGCACATCCCAGTCTCACCCAGCTCTGGCAAGCCTTCTGCTGGACGATCCTGGAGGATCTTAGAAGCTCACAGGTTTTGCACGTATAGTTGTAAGAAGTCCGTCAGCTTTTTTGGTAAAGCACAGAGATTCGGGGGTTTAAGTGCTCTTTCACCTATGTGGCACTGCTGGCTGAGAGAGCGGGAATTGCATGCTCCAGCTGTAGAATTGTTTGCGTTGTGCTGGATAACATGCttcttaaatgcttttaagGGGCTTACTAACGCATCTGAACACTCTAAGGCTTTGCTGCCCTTAGAGGGAACAGCGTCTTAAGGGAGTTGCATACAGAGTTTCAAGGCAAATAAAACTACTTTAGCCTATCAAATCCTCGGTCTGACCCAGTTTTCAGAGTTATAAAACAAGATTACAAAAGGGAACGCAAACAAACATCCTGTGCCTAATGACTTCAGCTCTGTATCTTGTGTCTGCAGGCCTCCCTAGCCAGCAGAACCAAAGGTTGTAAGGATGTGGCTCTGCCtcagctgggctgtgctctgcagaaactCGTAACAGGACTTGTGTGCAGCGTGTAACTGCAGGACTGGTCCCAAACAGCTCTGTGCCTTCCCCGAACGCTTCCACAGTGCAGGAGCTCATGGATCCCCATGGACCCCTGTGTTTATACATCAGGAGAGAGGAGGACCCCAACGAGCAAAGCAGTCTTCAAAGTCTCTGTTCGGCTTCCCACTTCTATCCCCTTTTGTTCGTTACCTGAAGCCAGGGCTCATTGTTTCTTAAGTCCACACAGAGGCATCCTAATGCTGAGGGTATCAGCAAATGTATACATTGgttctttcttctgtcactgaGGAATGTGGAGTCCTTTGTGGcattccttcctcccccttttcTCTTGCAGATAGCCATGGGGAAAATGGGGGGGTTGTAATTTACTACCCTGTTAAGATTTTGTCTGTAACATGAAAACAGAGCTCAGGGCATATCTCCTGTGATCTGCGTCGTGGGGTGGAAGGTGCAGAGTCTGAATGTGAGAGATGTGTCTGTACAGTCACCAGACCAACAAAAGGTTTCCCAGTGGGAGCAGCGAGTCAGGATCTTTCCTGGCCAGGGATTTCAGCATTGTCATCCcacactgctggcagcagttGCTCATTTAGCCAGTGTCTTGTCTCAGGTCTCAGGGCCTTAGGAGGCGCCTGTGTGCTTGGGTCACATCTGGACAGCAATCTCTCCTCTCGTGTGCTTTGTGAGACGTGTGTGTAGCTTCAAGGGGTGCCTGGGTAGCTTGGGACATTGAGAGCTGTGTGTGCTTATAACTAGCAACTTCCTGATATGGCAATTTGAGCACTGCATGCCCTGGAGGTTGGTTAGTGCTCTGACTTCCTACTCCCAGGAGCAGCCTGTGCCAAGGGGACATATGTGAGGCATACGCTTATTCTCACTTGACTGCTTTTCTACCTCTCCCTAAAGAAAGTCTGTGATGATGAAGACAGCGAAGGAGAAGATGCTAGTGTCACCCAGGGGGATCTGGAAGCACTGATTTCTGGCCGCTACCCTGTGAAATTGTCGGAGGAGACCAGTGACAGCTCTTCCACAGTGGCGCAGCCTGCCAGCAAGTGGGTTTGTGCTCATTCCTCCGACAGCAAGAAGGAGAATCACAACCAGTGCATCACAGAGAAGCTGGAAGTGCTGGCAAAAGCCTATTCTGTCCAGGGGGACAAGTGGAGGGCCCTGGGCTACTCAAAAGCCATCAATGCACTCAAGAGCTACCACAAACCAGTCACCTCCTACCAGGTAAAACACCTTCCCAGGGGAGTGGAGCAGGGAGATGGACTCAGCATCCTAACTCTGTTATATGTCAGATCCATTCCTGTGTCTGTCTGGAACAGCTTATCTTCAGGTCCTGGAAATTCCTTTGTGTGGGAGGGTTGTGACAGAAGTTGTGTAGTCTGTTGGATTCATTGACCACCAGCAGAGTTTTCAGATCAACAGAAAAGTTGGAGACAGAGCCTCTTATGGTCAGGTCTGAGCACCCAAGAGAAAAACGCCTTCCCTAGGCAGAATGCAGGGATGTTTTCACCTTCCTCTTAAGCCTCAACAACTGGCTAGCATtggagaaaatatataaaattaactGGATTTGGGCCTGATTGACTGACGGTCCAGCCATTCGGTGTGTTAGTGTTTCAGTCCTGTTCTGCACGCTTGTCCTTTTCCACTTGGCATTGAGCTGATGCGCCCTATGTAAGCCTGGCCTGGAGAGGAGAGCAGCTCACAGAACCAGGCCTGCCGCTTGCCAGTCACTGGCTGAGTGGCTAACCAGGCTCTGAGTGGTAACTGCTCCCCAGCTTGTCTGTGGCCTTCACTGTTCTTGCTTGGTTTCTTGCTAGGAAGCCTGTAAAATTCCTGGGATTGGGAAGCGAATGGCAGAGAAGATCCTGGAGATCTTGGAGAGCGGGCACCTGCGAAAGCTGGATCATATCAGTGAGAGTGtgcctgtgctggagctgtttTCCAACATCTGGGGAGCCGGTGTCAAGACAGCTCAGATGTGGTACCAGCAGGTGAGTTTAGTGCCTCACACAAGCAGTTCTCCGGCTGTGATTTGAAAACCGCTTCTGAGTACGGGAGAATTACTTTGGGGGAGTAGAGGACAAACGTGCAATAGAAGGGGTGGAGCACACACTGTTCTGCTATCATCACTGCTTGGAGTTCACCTCACACCGCTCACTGCAGTGACATTGTTCAGAATCAGCCTCGAGCCAGGACGCCGTGGCTGTCAGAGCTCCCAAACCAGTTGCTGGCCTGTTGGCCTGGccggctcctgcagctgttGGGAGCAGCCATCTGCCTCGTCGTTAAAGTGAGGTTGAAGTAATTGTGCCAACAGGAGCAGCCCAGCCCGTAGAGTAGGTTCCTTCTTTAAGAACAGTTCCTGAGCACAGATCTAGTGAAGCCTGCTTTCCTGTAGTGGTTGCTTTGTGATTGGATTCTTCGCTGTCTAAAAATATGCTTGTGTTCACACTGTAGGCTTTCCCTTATGGGGATATtctggatttctttcctttacctgCATCACTTGCTTTCCTTCAAGCAGTAAGAACACAGTTGCCTTAAGAACAGTACCCTTCTGTCAGGTTTGGTTAAGACTTGAAGTCGTCGTGGGGTGGAGATTAGAGGTGTGTGTGGGATTGCCTAAATCCCTTCTCTTCAGGCACCAGGCTGTAAGTGATCTCCACATGTGATCACAGAAGCTGTGACTAGCCTGGACTTGAGGCAGGTTAAATACAATCTCCCCAAATCTTAGTTGAAAGCATTTGAAGAGCAAAGGCTCAGCAGATGTTTGAATGCCATCACATCATCTGCACTAGGGTTTCCGGACGCTGGATGATATCCGCACGAAGGCGTCTCTCACCAGCCAGCAAGCTGTGGGACTGAAGCACTACGAGGATTTCCTGCAGCGCATGCCTCGGGAGGAAGCTGCGGAAATAGAACAGACCGTGAGTAGCTCAGCGGAGGACTTGCCGGGGTATGACAGGAGGGTGTAGGCTGTGGAAAGGCCTCTGTCTTATAGCTGAGCTctttcagcctcttctctcTGTAGTGTCAGTGCTTGGGTGACTGTTTTGGGGCATAGACCCACAAAGCTTCTACTTTACCCCATAGGAGGGTTGAGTTCGAGTGCCTGGCAAGGAGGAGGATACTTCCCCGGTGTCGGTTCCAcacactgctttgaaaatggcCCCGTGTGGCACGATGGGATGAGCAGGTTCCCAGCTCCCTTTCCCTGCCTCTCATCTTCTCTGAGATACCTGCTTTCGGCTGAGGCCTCTGCACTGT
It includes:
- the POLL gene encoding DNA polymerase lambda isoform X4, translated to MEPQGIVKAFPKRKKVRDDSGKSIPPKIPKEGTGVPEAEWLKPVTAYVLQAGIGQARAEIFRKQIVQNGGHVCDHLSSEVTHVIVAEDMDCDRSFRLLKLTKLPSGLQLVKASWLSACIRDQELLSTTGYGVFIPQRYLEKGEQQKQQQLLGNEEVQPPADKEAAEPNTKTPVGDFSQQGLSEKVCDDEDSEGEDASVTQGDLEALISGRYPVKLSEETSDSSSTVAQPASKWVCAHSSDSKKENHNQCITEKLEVLAKAYSVQGDKWRALGYSKAINALKSYHKPVTSYQEACKIPGIGKRMAEKILEILESGHLRKLDHISESVPVLELFSNIWGAGVKTAQMWYQQGFRTLDDIRTKASLTSQQAVGLKHYEDFLQRMPREEAAEIEQTVRQAALALKPGLVCVACGSYRRGKPTCGDVDVLVTHPDGQSHRGVFNKLLDSLHRSGFLTDDLVSQEDNGDQKKYLGVCRLPGPARRHRRLDIIVVPYGEFACALLYFTGSAHFNRSMRALAKTKGMSLSEHALSSAVVRGPGGVKVLPGRILPTPTERDVFIQLGLPYREPSERDW
- the POLL gene encoding DNA polymerase lambda isoform X1, with the translated sequence MAAGPRPHGNAPGPPGSTRRPRGLPGVGPAPVPLGFPQLQLNVPPGERGPAQPMEPQGIVKAFPKRKKVRDDSGKSIPPKIPKEGTGVPEAEWLKPVTAYVLQAGIGQARAEIFRKQIVQNGGHVCDHLSSEVTHVIVAEDMDCDRSFRLLKLTKLPSGLQLVKASWLSACIRDQELLSTTGYGVFIPQRYLEKGEQQKQQQLLGNEEVQPPADKEAAEPNTKTPVGDFSQQGLSEKVCDDEDSEGEDASVTQGDLEALISGRYPVKLSEETSDSSSTVAQPASKWVCAHSSDSKKENHNQCITEKLEVLAKAYSVQGDKWRALGYSKAINALKSYHKPVTSYQEACKIPGIGKRMAEKILEILESGHLRKLDHISESVPVLELFSNIWGAGVKTAQMWYQQGFRTLDDIRTKASLTSQQAVGLKHYEDFLQRMPREEAAEIEQTVRQAALALKPGLVCVACGSYRRGKPTCGDVDVLVTHPDGQSHRGVFNKLLDSLHRSGFLTDDLVSQEDNGDQKKYLGVCRLPGPARRHRRLDIIVVPYGEFACALLYFTGSAHFNRSMRALAKTKGMSLSEHALSSAVVRGPGGVKVLPGRILPTPTERDVFIQLGLPYREPSERDW
- the POLL gene encoding DNA polymerase lambda isoform X3, translated to MAQRTLRNSTTGSCFQACPRQQLQLNVPPGERGPAQPMEPQGIVKAFPKRKKVRDDSGKSIPPKIPKEGTGVPEAEWLKPVTAYVLQAGIGQARAEIFRKQIVQNGGHVCDHLSSEVTHVIVAEDMDCDRSFRLLKLTKLPSGLQLVKASWLSACIRDQELLSTTGYGVFIPQRYLEKGEQQKQQQLLGNEEVQPPADKEAAEPNTKTPVGDFSQQGLSEKVCDDEDSEGEDASVTQGDLEALISGRYPVKLSEETSDSSSTVAQPASKWVCAHSSDSKKENHNQCITEKLEVLAKAYSVQGDKWRALGYSKAINALKSYHKPVTSYQEACKIPGIGKRMAEKILEILESGHLRKLDHISESVPVLELFSNIWGAGVKTAQMWYQQGFRTLDDIRTKASLTSQQAVGLKHYEDFLQRMPREEAAEIEQTVRQAALALKPGLVCVACGSYRRGKPTCGDVDVLVTHPDGQSHRGVFNKLLDSLHRSGFLTDDLVSQEDNGDQKKYLGVCRLPGPARRHRRLDIIVVPYGEFACALLYFTGSAHFNRSMRALAKTKGMSLSEHALSSAVVRGPGGVKVLPGRILPTPTERDVFIQLGLPYREPSERDW
- the POLL gene encoding DNA polymerase lambda isoform X5, translating into MDCDRSFRLLKLTKLPSGLQLVKASWLSACIRDQELLSTTGYGVFIPQRYLEKGEQQKQQQLLGNEEVQPPADKEAAEPNTKTPVGDFSQQGLSEKVCDDEDSEGEDASVTQGDLEALISGRYPVKLSEETSDSSSTVAQPASKWVCAHSSDSKKENHNQCITEKLEVLAKAYSVQGDKWRALGYSKAINALKSYHKPVTSYQEACKIPGIGKRMAEKILEILESGHLRKLDHISESVPVLELFSNIWGAGVKTAQMWYQQGFRTLDDIRTKASLTSQQAVGLKHYEDFLQRMPREEAAEIEQTVRQAALALKPGLVCVACGSYRRGKPTCGDVDVLVTHPDGQSHRGVFNKLLDSLHRSGFLTDDLVSQEDNGDQKKYLGVCRLPGPARRHRRLDIIVVPYGEFACALLYFTGSAHFNRSMRALAKTKGMSLSEHALSSAVVRGPGGVKVLPGRILPTPTERDVFIQLGLPYREPSERDW
- the POLL gene encoding DNA polymerase lambda isoform X2; translated protein: MAAGPRPHGNAPGPPGSTRRPRGLPGVGPAPVPLGFPQLQLNVPPGERGPAQPMEPQGIVKAFPKRKKVRDDSGKSIPPKIPKEGTGVPEEWLKPVTAYVLQAGIGQARAEIFRKQIVQNGGHVCDHLSSEVTHVIVAEDMDCDRSFRLLKLTKLPSGLQLVKASWLSACIRDQELLSTTGYGVFIPQRYLEKGEQQKQQQLLGNEEVQPPADKEAAEPNTKTPVGDFSQQGLSEKVCDDEDSEGEDASVTQGDLEALISGRYPVKLSEETSDSSSTVAQPASKWVCAHSSDSKKENHNQCITEKLEVLAKAYSVQGDKWRALGYSKAINALKSYHKPVTSYQEACKIPGIGKRMAEKILEILESGHLRKLDHISESVPVLELFSNIWGAGVKTAQMWYQQGFRTLDDIRTKASLTSQQAVGLKHYEDFLQRMPREEAAEIEQTVRQAALALKPGLVCVACGSYRRGKPTCGDVDVLVTHPDGQSHRGVFNKLLDSLHRSGFLTDDLVSQEDNGDQKKYLGVCRLPGPARRHRRLDIIVVPYGEFACALLYFTGSAHFNRSMRALAKTKGMSLSEHALSSAVVRGPGGVKVLPGRILPTPTERDVFIQLGLPYREPSERDW